The genomic DNA AACGGGGACGGTGCTTCCGCTACTTGTCGTTTTTCTTCATACATACTTATTTGCTGGTGTAGGAGGTTCATTGTCTCCTTCCCTAATCGCTCCTTTGTTTCCTGATCTATTCTcatcattttatcccaaaatttataaaatgatgacCTAAACAGACAGGGAATGCCTGTTTTAGTATAACCAAATTCATGAATCCATCTCTAGATCCATGGAATGGAAAATTcagtaaaaaagaaacatgaagctattccttcaatatataaattagcttCTTGTTTTTTCAGAAGCTGGGGAGATACATCGCTCCATTTATCAAATAGGACCTTGATTTCTTCTGGTAAAATCTTTGGGCAAGGACCAAAACAGTAAAACCTGTCTATGAACCAGTGGGGAATATCTCCTCTATAGACATTTGCACATACCTTGATGaaccaggaatgtttatatttattattctcataatataGTGCCTTAGTAAAGGCATCACAataatcccaataattaaatttgattgttgtcgttttattaaacgataattctctttctttcattggggatattccccaatcttccaacgaaattgtcttttttattattattttgctaaaattataaatttctttgtttgccctagagaaatgtgatatttcacaTGACCCACTTTGAATAAGTATTTGTTCGTAAAACATTCGGGTCTTGTAAGTCCTTGATGGTGTGGATGTATTATCCAAATACCTTTGCATTATTGTCCATGGCTCACTCCTCCATTTGAGGTCCTTTTCTTCtaggagaaatataatttctttatattcatttcttataaatccaatattattagattctgattcttcatctccCAGTATTCTGGCGTACGTTGGATTGTCTTTTTGACTGTCCGTACTTTGGGATAGATCCATTGCTATCAGTTTTTGTTTACCATACTGAGATATGATCTCTGGTGCTCTGCCCCGACCTCTTCCTCTGATAGAGGAGGATCCTCTTCCTCTATTAAAGAAAGATTCATAACCCCTTCCGCTCATTcctgtaaattttaaaaattcacggGTCAAGAAATCAGGAAGATTATTATCTATCCCTTTTTtgtatgttatttaaaaatcaaatggGGTTAAATGAGCTTGCCATCTGACGAACATTTGTTTTGACACATCATGTTTAAAATCTTTCTGGAACATGAATTTAGCTGCATTGCAATCTGttcgtataataaatttttgattatataaatcatcttggaattttaaaacacatttgactATCACCAGAATTTCTTTGGCGACTGTCGCATAATTCTTTTGAGAGTTGTTCCATTTCCCTGAATGGAACCTGACAAGATAGACCTGTTTTGTTTCTGGATCTAATTGAATTAGTATTTCTCCAAATCCTATGTCAGATGCATCAGTCTCAATTACCTTTTCCCAATTCgggttacttatcattaaacaaggaagtacctttactttatttttaattcttttaatagccTCTGTATGATGGTTTGACCATGGTTTTGGATTCTTCTTCAGTCTTTCATATAAGATTGATGTATCTTCTGTTAGATTTTTATAGTATGGAGCCACATAATTTAGGCTGCCTAAAAATCTTTGTAACTGTATTTTATCAGTGATCATATTAGGGAATTTTTCCGCAAATTCTATGTTTCTATTAATAGGAGTAATATTTCTCTTTTCAATGATATGACCTAAAAACcttattcttgttttgaaaaattcatttttggtttagaaattactagtccattttgagttattattgttttgaacatatttaaatgtttaaaatgagtttcaattgtttttgaataaactaatatgtcatcaatgtaaacaattataaatgtgctataaggattaaagatattattcataattttttgaaattcggatggagcattttttaatccaaaaggCATTACATTCCATTCATAATGTCCTATAGGGACATTGAATGTTGTTTTATACCTGTCAGATTTTTCAATCTGAATTCGCCAATATCCTGATTTTAAgtcaaactttaaaaatattaaactatcataTAGTCTATCTAACAGATCatttttattaggaattgggtgcctaatccattttaatactttgtttAGGGGTTTATAGTTTATTACTAACCTTGGCATGCCTCTTTCGACTTCTGAATGTTTATTTACATAGAAAGCCGTACATGACCAGGGTGATTGTGATGGACTTATTAACCCCTTATGCAATAGTGCATCTATCTCCTTTTTGCATAATTCCagatattctgaattcatttggcaaggtcttgcctttgtaggaatattcttttcattaaaagattcctcatatggtagtgaaactatatgtttctttctatcccagaatgcattaggatgttcattacaaatatctattgaaagttggtcttttagcaaagctattttttcttgtaatttaggattttctagtttttcatctattgttattagacttatttcttgctttagaaagtatatttgatattatcatatatactatgtaacattttagtaaacggctccacaataaattctagaaaaatatcatgtttctgGAAGGTTCATGTAAtacctttattattaatcatcttaatagggtagattgtgtttaaaaatggggttccaagtatgacctgatttgatatatctttagCAAGTATAAAACTTTGAGGAATGCATTTATTATCAGTACATATATAGGCTTTTGGaagcttatattggatttggagtTTATCCCCCCTGCATGCCACATGGTATgacttgttttatgaaaatacctaGTTGGGATTAGTCCTTCCTGAATAACATTTAAGTCTGCTCCGCTATCAATAAGAGCAGTAAATGACCttgtataatgattatctattaggagagatatttttatgtgccatttttgggatttgaccatttctattgtggataaaaaattttctaagaagatattttcttcaatttctgctTTGTTGCCATCATATTGATTATTTTCGCTAGGTTTATCCTCAAGCTTAGTTATTCTAGACTCTtgtataatattcttcttttttaatatcttaatttcttcctttaaattattaatttctttgtaaagatttgtgagggttgtattctcttctttgttttgaatcttgtgtctaagttgattcattacttcactcataatgtaagatttattatgattattataattgaaccTCTTTTCTTCTGGCTCTTCATATTTAGAGGATGAATTTCCTTCTTCAGAATTAAACTGATCTATGATCTGCATTCTTAATTCTGGGTCTTTGATGACTTTTAGTAATTCAAAAGCATGATTTGATgttaaaacattaactttcatatctgaaaattgagatatgattctatataattctgatttgtcaatattttaatctaggttatttgtttcttttttaggaCAACTTAATCCTGATCGGCAAGGCTCACATTTAGAGTCTTCCGAGCTTGATTCAGAAATGTTTTCATTATCTAGGTCATCTATTTCAGAATCACTCGGTATTGAATCTGAATTAGATTCTTCAGATTCTGAGTTTTGTAGAGTTTGGATTATTAATCTTTTCGTTTCTTCTgggatttcaagattattaatttttttctttgcccAACAATATTTTGATGTGTGTCCAAATTTTCCACAGTTGTAGCATTTCTttccatttttgaaaattttgaacttgTTTTTAACCTTTTCTTCCCTCCTCTCATGTTTTATGTCTGAGTATTTTCGGGGTGGTTTTCTATATTTgtgatatttattatatttcacccttttctcttttctagatGTAGGGCTATCTATACCAAATTGTTGGCAAAATTGACCTAATTGTTGTCTTTCATTTTGACtctgtcttttaatttgttggcttaaccttatttcattacataaggCTAGTCCTTCCTGTATACAATTATCTATTAACACACCATATGTATAGTTTTCATATGGTATCATTGAATGACTCTTTTTGAGGTTTCTTCTAACCCTTTCAGCAAATAGGCTAGGGAGGCCGTCAATAAATTTGGATTTCCAATGCACATTATTGCATTATGGTAGTTCCATTACTCTACTTAGAAAGGTATCTTTATACCATCTAAAATCTAAAAGTGTCTTACACCTTAGATTCTGTAATAATGTTCTAATTGTATCACTATTATCACTGAACCTTCCCGTGAAGTGTTCAATGATGTTAATTGCTAATGTATAAACTGCATGTTCAGTTAGGCTATTGTTTTCCTGTTTTACAGTGTTAAGAATAAAATCTCTATTTTCttgggaaaaataattatcccaCCAGCCCTTTAATTGTCCAGTTAATCCAGCAACAATCATTGTTGCTATCGTTTTATcactatttttactatttttacaaaCTGTTGAGTACATTAACATCCTATGTactgtattataaatttgtttgtttgaatatccatcaatattccattcatagattttgtttcctgaataactaatatcaaCTGTATCTGTGTATTCTTAATGTAAAACATCCATTGGTGTTGGTCTATTGTAGTAAAATTTACTTTGTATAGGTTTATCAGcccatttatctattttattaatatgatcTCTGTTTTCCTTGTCTAAAGTCTTAATACTTAGCTTGCTAAATTTTTCATCAAgaattttctcaaattcttgCATTGGCCTTAGTTTGAAATCAGATATGATTGGAGGTGGTTGGAAAGTCGGTaaagcttctttttcttttggggTTATTTTTGACGTACCtggtttgatttcatttatcaattttattaatttttcaattttattttccatgGATTGTAACTGTTCTCCTAGAATATTTAGGAACAGACTTGTgtagttttgttgttcaaacaTAGTATTGATATGCTTGCATGTTATTGGGAGtgtatcattttcaattaaatttttgtatggcgcgaaatttattattttttctcccttTTCAATATGGAAAGGTTGTTGAGGTGGATATGTCCCTAGATAGGTTTTTCCTGATTCTAATTTGAAAGTTCTTTCAATTAccgaaatataattttttacatagGTGCTTATGAACCAAGAGGTAAAGGAATTAAAGCATTTTTAGCAGTACAGAactcataaaattctttttcgaattgttttatttctgaaatgtgaaaactttaaaaaaaccATTTTCTGAATTGGGTATAACCCGgatttttgaattcatttgaaattatttttctggCTGTAGAACCAGTATTGAAATCTATTATGGGTGTACTAAtcatttaaatagaaaagttCATTTCCGACATTGTCGGTTCAGGTTCGTTTAGGGTTTGGGTATTATTTTCCCTAACAATGTTTTGTCTGTTGATATATAATCTTTCTGTAATTggagttgaatcttctgaaaacGTTGTTTTCCTTATTAAGAGGTGGATGCCCAAAAGGATACTCAACCTTGTAATCTAATGGTGAGATATATGATTTGATAGAGCTATGTCTTTGTATTTTTGTATTGGACATAACTTTAGGTTTGTGTCAAATCTTACTTCGACACTTCCTTCCTCACTTTGacaaatatctaatatattattatgattctagaCCTGTGATTTTACAAATACAGCTTGTTCTATTTTCCAGTTAtctggtatatatatatatatatatatatataaaagaaagaatacaaaattaaatataaattattatttatattattaatttcgaactcatttttttctttttcattagttctccattacttatttatttatatattttaaaaaattaatattctttaatgttttatagtctaaaacttatttaataacaataatcaattaacacaatgtattaaatattttatcttaaatattttttagaatatatttatatatatatatatattaaaattaaaattttaaaaaatatatatattattttcaaattataaaacgTTACAAAAATGTAcaatttatatctataaaaattatatatataaatatatatatatatatatatatattaatatgttttctaaattatatatatatatattaatatgttttctaaattatatatatatatatatatatatatatatatatatatatatatatatatatgacttttaaattttatatataatttagaaaacatattaatatatatatataatttagaaatatttgtaaaaataataaatttatatttaagtatattaatatgaggagtgatagagtgagggaatttagtgagggaatttggtgagggaatgacgtggcatcaccttcattggttggaaaatgtaaaagtagaaggaaagagagaaaagagagaaattatttgatttttttagcgaataagattatgccacatcattccctcaccaaattccctcaccaaattccctcacctaatcatttctcatattaatatatatatatatatatatatatatatatatatatatatatatatatatatatatatatataatttagaaatatatttaagtttgttatatatatatataatattttaataattaaaaaatgatataaatattttagtttagttaatattaagatattttaatattaataaaatttaagaaagaaaaatattaaaatttatatttttgaattaaaatattaaataatttaataataataaattaaaataagagaaataattaaaatgtcttTTATAACGAcaatatgtataatataaaattgaaaagagataaattaaccAGTGCCAAGTTGTGAGGGGAGCCTAACTGTTATCTTATCATTGAttctaaaatacatttataatgatttgtttttctttattataagtttaaatgtattcaatattgaataaataatcaaatattcatacattcttttattaacttttcaaattaacatcataaatatattttttatataaataaataattttattatcttatatatcaactttaaaaaatttaattttatggaatatatatttttaaattttttatttaataatataattgcatataatcttatttaataagtataaaatttattggCATACATTGTGTCCGTGAGTAGATCTCATGTTGTATCTAGATAAAGATCAAAATGACAAAATCTATTAAAATCTATATGTGCTATTTTTTCTCAATCACGAAAGCAAGGATAAACCAAAGTAATTGAGAAATAAATTGTCCGTTACAAGTGAATCTTTAAAGCTCACTTAAGCTTTAAATGATTTGtttttagtaattattaattttctccctaaattttagacaaaatttaaattactcaCTAAAACattagtaataataaaataagtgagctaatcattttttatcttatctttTCTCTCTTAtgtatcattaattatttttttatattcaatttttatttattttgaaatatatatttaaaaaaagagaaataataaaaagaataaattaaatcaattattttaaaatttttaatatatattatatttaataactatagatatcaatttataaattataaaaatattagttaaatgcctcaaaatttttttatttattatattttaaaaaatatttattattatattatattagttttattttaattgaattttgttAATAATCTCTTAATTAAACTTTCAAGTTAATGAGTTgactatcatttttatttattaatttaagtcttttgtgaaaataataataaagaatgtggataaatttaataaaaataatatatatatattaattttaaaatatatattatatttaataaatatatatattaaattataaatatatatgtatataaaaatataaatataaataaagaatacaaaattaaatataaattattattttagtttcgatttttttttcattcactcgccattaattatttaaatatttataaaaaacattattctttcaatgttatttttaaaaaacattagtctaaaacttatttaataacCATAATAATTAACACATCATATTaactattttctattaattatttttagattttttttttatatttatatatattatatattaaaattttaaaaaatgtatattattttaaattataaatatatatatatatatatacaaaaaaaatatttttttttttaagaaagaaatTTTATTGGAATTGTCCCAGCTACCGCTATCCTTGGGAAACAAAAAGAACTACCGAAAGAAAGGGGTGCAGTATCTCCCTTGGCCTTTGTAAAAGAGAAGGCAGAGAAGAAAACGTCCTTCGCGCAAGTTTTTTTGCTTCCTGCGCCCTTACTAGTAAAGGGGCCCTTCGACCAAGGAGGCATTCTGGTGGGAAAGCCGACCACTACATAAGCCGCCATCAGTCCAGGAGAGAAGGAAGCTATCTTTCTTTGATCCGCCTTCCCGGGCAGGGAAGAGAACGAAAATGGACCGCGGATGGTAGTCGTGGTAGGTTCGAGGATCTGGAGCAGCGGAGCGAACTCTTCTTGAGTCTTGCATTTCCTCTGGTGGCCTAGCAGCACCCCCTCGATCCATCGTACTGGAGCGATTCGAGAAGAACGATTAGGGTCATATTCTATCCTTTCTACAATGCCCATAGACGAAGTGCTTCGTTTCAGATCAATTCTTCGCTGCAATCGCTTCGATCCACCCCCTCGGTGAAAAACCGTAATACGCCCTGACGAATTCCTACCAGCAGGCTTCCCTGTACTCAAAGTGAATTGTCTAAGTGCTCTCCCCTTTTTGCTTTGTTTCATTGTCTATCTTGTAATCATTCGATTCCGTCCTACTCCTACTCCTCCTTCTCCCTGTTGATAGGATCGTCGTTGGTCCTTTTTCTGATTTCGCCATCTTTTCTTGATATATGATAATATCGGTGATGTCTTCGAAGGATGCAAGCAAAGAACCACTACCACAGCTAAACTAAGGGGaggacttttttttttacttaaaaaacgATGTTTCTTTGGCCGTGTGGAACATGGATTAGCATTATGTCATTCCTACAAGTGATCCCCCATTCAGGATTGGAAGAAGTGCTATATGAGGACTTCGAAATTAAATAGAATATGTTTCTTTCCATTCCTCGTGAGCCACTTATTTCggagaaagaagagaaagaagttTTTTTCCTCCTTTTTCCCAATAAGTCGACGGCCTTACACCATTGGGATACATCGAATAAACTGGAGTACATATAGGATACAACGGTGCTCAAACTTTTTCTCAAGATATCTTCAAAACTCTTGGGGTCATTGCTCCGAATGTTTTTATCGCGGTGTGAAACCACTTGGTTCCGTAGTTTTAGAATTCTACTGATCCCAAGTACTCCATCTCCATCATTGCATATGGAAATATAGAAAGTAAAGAGGAAAAGGCATGACCAGAAGAATTGTGTAAAATAAGTGAATTTATCCAGTTGAGGCATGATTGATTGAGAAAAAATGATTCCCTCCAGACAGCTTAACTCCGTCAAGCCTGTACGAGTAGTAAAGAACTATAGAGAGCTGTGGTTGGTTGTTAACCAACGGAAAGCATGGGAGAAAGATGCACAAACGAAAGAACAGATTTATCAGGAGCAATATCAACCACCTAGACCGACCTGCTCTAATAGAATAGAATTCCATAAAGACCTGGCGAAGAGACTGAATGACTAGATCGATCGTACTAGATAGATAAGTATCAGATAGACCATAAACATCTTTCTATACTATACGAAATTTCGATAAGAGTCTAGCCAGCCCGTCTCTGCAATACTTTCTATGTGTACCACATGCGAAAATACAGATGCCGCTGCATACGCATCAGCCTCAAGCAGGCACCCGAAAGGCGCTTTCTGTGATTCAAATTTTACCTGAACCGGAAGGGAAGCCTGGTATGCTTAGAACATCAAGACAATCGAGCTGAACATACCAAAGCTTGACTAACATGATAGTATCTCGGTGTGGAAGAGCTGGTCCTCGATATGGAAAGGTGGGCCGATTCTTTATTCCTTCTCGCCTTGAGGATGAACCAGCCACCATCACCACTCGTGGTTCACGTCTTTCGAAGAACTATCGCTCTGGCGAATCCCAAGTAAGATACGAATGAATCCTAGGTCACAATGGGGCTTGGAACTATACTGATTGGCAGTAATgcgaaaacaaaagaaaaaagagaataaaaaataagaagaatgcTGATTTGGTGGTACTTGAATTGATACTCATCATGCGAATTGGAGAGCATGCCCCTAAGGGTACTCCTTTATTAGAAGTGATTTAAAGATGTTCACATCTATTTTGGATTCAACAGCGGAAAAACATCAAACAATTCATGCTTTCCCACCCTTTTTTATATACGAAAGGAGCTTTTAAGCCAAGCGAACAAGGCTCTGAAAGAGTTAAAGTATAGAGAGGCCCTTATATAAATAGGCAATGAGGTTTATCACTTGACGACTCTCGAAATGGCTTTTTCACATGGCATGATCCCTATAGCTGGACAATGAATCAATCGCTATCTCACTCTATTGACAGACTCTCTGATAGGTCCTTTGATACTCGTATAGGTGtgatttgaataaaacaacttaaCTTCTTACTCTATCGAGTAAGCCTTTAGGTACTTCAAGAGCTCGACCGAAAGGAAAAAACCTTGTCAGCTAGGTCTCTTTAAGCTAGTCCCCTGTCAGCTAGCCTCGCTTCTTTTCAGTTTTCCTTTTCATCTTCGTCCTATGTAAGCATTTAAGCTGACTGGGGCTCTTGTCGAGCTTGAATGCTTACATAGGACGAAGTTGCTTCAAGGATCCAACGAATAACTAAGGTTTTTTGACGATCCCTGGCTACAATCCCAAAGACATCATAAATAGTATGATAGAGTTATCAAAAAAATGGGCTTTCCGAGATCGCATAGAGTGGAATGGAAGCCATTGGACGAAGTGGTGGCATTTGGTTGCTATGGAATGATAATGTTGTTGTGACTGTTCTAAGGAAGAACAAACAATTCTCCCATGTGCTGGTAGAATATGGCAATGATTCCTTTCTATTCACGGCAATTTATGCCGGATGCATTGATAAGGAATTTTTTGAGAGAGCTGGAGGCTTCCAGTATTACAGTTCCCTGGCTGCTCTACTAGCTGGGGACTTTAATGCTATTTTGTCGCCCAACGGGGTACTCAGCTAATCTCAATTACATCGACCTGAACCTTCTGGTCGAGCTCAATTACATCGACTTTCACGGAGAGATTTCTCGATATTGATTAGATTGCGTGTTGTGTGCGACTCTCCATTGGAGACCCCCACCCAATTTGAGCCATTAGTCGATTCGGTTCTTCTTTGCCATGATGTGGCCAAATACCGATTTGTTCCATTCCCTCGCAGCCACCATGAATGAAAGAGATTTGTTAACCgcatatatatagatatacacatatatatatatatatatagatatacacacatatatatatatatatatatatatatatatatatacacacacatatacatatatatatatatatatatatatatatatatacacatatatatatatatatatatatcgaatggatgaaataaattaaaaaaaatgtttttttgttcAAGAAAGAAATCTTATTTGAACTGTCCATAAGTCATTCTTCAGAACCATATCATGCTATATATAtcactagttttgataattt from Impatiens glandulifera chromosome 9, dImpGla2.1, whole genome shotgun sequence includes the following:
- the LOC124915827 gene encoding 60S ribosomal protein L2, mitochondrial, with product MKQSKKGRALRQFTLSTGKPAGRNSSGRITVFHRGGGSKRLQRRIDLKRSTSSMGIVERIEYDPNRSSRIAPVRWIEGVLLGHQRKCKTQEEFAPLLQILEPTTTTIRGPFSFSSLPGKADQRKIASFSPGLMAAYVVVGFPTRMPPWSKGPFTSKGAGSKKTCAKDVFFSAFSFTKAKGDTAPLSFGSSFCFPRIAVAGTIPIKFLS
- the LOC124914136 gene encoding putative ATP synthase protein YMF19, with amino-acid sequence MPQLDKFTYFTQFFWSCLFLFTFYISICNDGDGVLGISRILKLRNQVVSHRDKNIRSNDPKSFEDILRKSLSTVVSYMYSSLFDVSQWCKAVDLLGKRRKKTSFSSFSEISGSRGMERNIFYLISKSSYSTSSNPEWGITCRNDIMLIHVPHGQRNIVF